A stretch of DNA from Cohaesibacter gelatinilyticus:
CAGCCAGTGCCTTTGCACAGGCCTATGCCTCTTGTGGGTGTGTATTGCCGCTGGTGGCACCGGTTCTCGACAATGGTCACAATGGTACCTTCATGGTGCTGGTGGTCAAGCAGAACAGCAATATCAAGTCCTTGTCAGATCTGACAGGTAAGAAGTTGGCTCTATCGTCTACCAAAGCTGCAGTGCCCTATCATATGGCGATGAATGAGTTGCGCCTCGCTGGCTTGGATCCGACGATTGATCTAGCTGAAGTGGTGGCTGAGAAAAAACCGGAACTGGCTCTCGAAAGACTGTTCAAGGGAGAGGTGGATGCGGCATTGGTTTGGTCTTCCACGCCCTACAATCATAGCTTGTTGACCGCTCCGGGAGCAGTGGCATCCTATATTGACGGTTTGGCGAAGAAGCGTAAAACTTTGGGAGATCCGGACTTCATTACCATCTGGCAATCACGTCCGGTGCCACCAAGTCCGCATGCTGTGCACAGCGATATGTCCAAGGAGGACAGAGCACGTTTGACCACGATGCTTATGGCAATGGTCAAGGATGCCCCGGATGCCTATGACGCAGTGGAGCGCTATCATGCAAGTGGGTATCGATCTGTCCAGCTTAAAGATTATGCGCCCTTGCTGGATATAGCTACAACCAATTAGCGACAGTGCGAGCCCGCAACTTAGTTGGTGCTGGCAACACTCGTGGTTAGACGCGGTACCATGATGGCACTGTCCTTGAGATCGATTGTTCCAGTTATACCGCTCAGAAAGCTGGGTTTATAGGCTACCTCGGTTTCCGAAATGACATAGAAACTGTTAGGGACTCTCAATCCTGCTGGCAATGCATTTACGCCCAAACCGGTACCACCACCTGTTGTTCGTTGCCAGGCAAGGCGAACTCTGCTCCGGGAATCAACGGATACACCGATCAAGTGCAACTTCAATGTTTGATCATTGAAGGGATACATAACCGCTTCAACAGCTTCTACATATCCATTGTAAGTGGCGTTTGAAATGACGTCCGATTGGGTTGTCAAATCTGCCAGAACCGTTGCAGCATGATCCGTGCGTTTCTTCACCAGATAAACCATGGACAATTCCCATGATGTGAAAATGAAAGCCACCATCACAGGCAGAATAACCGCCAGCTCCGTAGCCGCAATGCCTCGATCATCCTTGCGGAATTGACGCAGACAACACAAAATTGGAGAAAAAATCGACATATTCAAGCCTCACTGCATTAGAATGGTTCGTTACGAAACGCCGCAGTAGCGCTTAAATGGAAATCCAGATCATGGCCCGTTCCAAACAAGTTTGCCAATTGGGAGAAATACTCGACAGCGAGATAGACTTTGACAATAACGTAATCTTCTCGATCACCTATCTGGAACGCACCGCCTTCTTGATCTATTGATCCGTTCTTCCTTGGAGGATTGAAATTGATGTCTTCCGGTGCATCAAAACGTCGAACGTCAACGATCAAGTTTGCTCGACAATCATTTTCAGACATGGCGACGTTACTGCAAACAGCATTTCGAAACTGGGCTAATCCCATTCCCGCTGTTTGTGCCTGGCCAGTTCTAATCTGACGACTGACAGATTGAATAGATGTATCCATGCTTTGAGAGATCCACAAAACATGACCGCCTAGCAGCATGAGGCCAATGAGTGCAAAAAAAGGAGCACCAATCATGGCAAACTCAACTGCGGTTGCACCTTTCTCGTCTTTTACGAAGCGGTGGCGCAATTTTGCCAGCTGAGATATCCTCAACATTCGGTTCGGGCGCATGAGCAGCAATCCTGTTCTAGTTAGCCAATCTCCAGCGGTGCAATGTGACAGCAGAAGGCTTGGCTAGCGAATATAGATCTGGAACCATTCAGAAAATAAGTAACATGACAGCGGAAAGGCGACCCCAGATATGCTGTTTAAACGGGGAGGTGTTTATGCTGCAAGAGATGTATGTGCAGTAATACAGCATCCACGTTTCAACGAGCCATATATTGGCCGAGAAACCTTTCAGTTTTGTTGGGAAAACTGGTTAACAGGATACTACCAGACCACCTACAACGCCGCTCTTTAAAAGCGAGAAGAGGAAAAATGGTTCTGGGGAAATGATCTTCCAGACAAGACCTATATATAGTGAGTTGAATTCCTATTCGCCATCAATTTGTGCAGGATCAGATGTTGCATCTGAAAAATGCTGTGAGAATTGCTGCGATAAATTGCTCAAAGTATCAGGATCGTCACCAATTCGATAAACCGGATCACATTCCGGACTACAGTTAAGAGTGCTACGTTTGGCACCACGATAGACGACCACCGAGCTACTACGGTCAGATGATACGGTCAAAACTTCATCTGCAATTGGCTCTCCGGCGCTATCAAGAACAATAAGGTTGGTAGTGCCGTATCTTTTGCCAGTAATGATGAGCGTCTGGCTGTCCTTAATAGTAGCATCGGCGATAGCGGGGTTCCCAATAATAATCATCGAGGCGGGCCGAGCAATCTTCATCACCT
This window harbors:
- a CDS encoding phosphate/phosphite/phosphonate ABC transporter substrate-binding protein is translated as MPLMFQATSRLRSVLFQIVIAFIVSNLLLLTASHSQQNQQQVTQPNHENEKGEFLLPVVQAQSPDQVQSQILPELSQQAQPSILRIGLVATRGAAYLQARIEPFRKYMVAGLQRPVEIIAFPTAKALVLAHISKQIDYAYYPASAFAQAYASCGCVLPLVAPVLDNGHNGTFMVLVVKQNSNIKSLSDLTGKKLALSSTKAAVPYHMAMNELRLAGLDPTIDLAEVVAEKKPELALERLFKGEVDAALVWSSTPYNHSLLTAPGAVASYIDGLAKKRKTLGDPDFITIWQSRPVPPSPHAVHSDMSKEDRARLTTMLMAMVKDAPDAYDAVERYHASGYRSVQLKDYAPLLDIATTN
- a CDS encoding TadE/TadG family type IV pilus assembly protein, with product MSIFSPILCCLRQFRKDDRGIAATELAVILPVMVAFIFTSWELSMVYLVKKRTDHAATVLADLTTQSDVISNATYNGYVEAVEAVMYPFNDQTLKLHLIGVSVDSRSRVRLAWQRTTGGGTGLGVNALPAGLRVPNSFYVISETEVAYKPSFLSGITGTIDLKDSAIMVPRLTTSVASTN
- a CDS encoding TadE/TadG family type IV pilus assembly protein, coding for MRPNRMLRISQLAKLRHRFVKDEKGATAVEFAMIGAPFFALIGLMLLGGHVLWISQSMDTSIQSVSRQIRTGQAQTAGMGLAQFRNAVCSNVAMSENDCRANLIVDVRRFDAPEDINFNPPRKNGSIDQEGGAFQIGDREDYVIVKVYLAVEYFSQLANLFGTGHDLDFHLSATAAFRNEPF
- a CDS encoding pilus assembly protein N-terminal domain-containing protein, giving the protein MKILARFLALSLFCSLLPVSAKANQETGAIQVKVDRAKVMKIARPASMIIIGNPAIADATIKDSQTLIITGKRYGTTNLIVLDSAGEPIADEVLTVSSDRSSSVVVYRGAKRSTLNCSPECDPVYRIGDDPDTLSNLSQQFSQHFSDATSDPAQIDGE